In a genomic window of Mycolicibacterium neoaurum VKM Ac-1815D:
- a CDS encoding cytochrome P450 → MTAQMSHDAVFQLATAQTWPDPWPMYRALRDHDPVHHVRTDHPDRDYPGHDYYVLSRHADIWAAARDHRTFSSAEGLTVNYGELEMIGLTDNPPMVMQDPPVHTEFRKLVARGFTPRQVEAAEPKVRDFVVDRIERLRADGGGDIVAELFKPLPSMVVAHYLGVPDEDRGQFDGWTDAIVAANTADGGIGGALESLGDALGAMMAYFTALIEKRRAEPADDTVSHLVAAGVGADGDIAGVLAILAFTFTMVTGGNDTTTGMLGGSVQLLHRHPDQRRLLVEHPDLIDDAVDEFLRLTSPVQGLARTTTCDATVGDTTIPAGRKVLLLYGSGNHDERQYGSDAEQLDVRRRPRNILTFSHGAHHCLGAAAARMQSRVALQELLRRIPDFEVDLDRVTWAGGSYVRRPLSVPFTVCR, encoded by the coding sequence ATGACGGCTCAAATGTCTCACGATGCGGTGTTCCAGCTGGCGACCGCCCAGACCTGGCCCGATCCGTGGCCGATGTACCGGGCCCTGCGTGACCACGACCCGGTGCACCATGTCCGCACCGATCACCCCGACCGCGACTACCCCGGCCACGACTACTACGTGCTGTCCCGGCATGCCGACATCTGGGCCGCCGCCCGCGATCACCGCACCTTCTCCTCGGCCGAGGGCCTCACGGTCAACTACGGCGAGCTGGAGATGATCGGACTGACCGACAATCCGCCGATGGTCATGCAGGATCCACCGGTGCACACCGAATTTCGCAAGTTGGTGGCACGCGGCTTCACCCCGCGGCAGGTGGAGGCGGCGGAGCCCAAGGTGCGCGACTTCGTCGTCGACCGCATCGAGAGGTTGCGCGCCGACGGCGGCGGCGACATCGTCGCCGAGCTGTTCAAACCGCTGCCGTCGATGGTCGTCGCCCATTACCTTGGGGTGCCCGACGAGGACCGCGGTCAGTTCGACGGCTGGACCGACGCGATTGTCGCCGCCAACACCGCCGACGGGGGCATCGGCGGCGCACTGGAAAGCCTCGGCGACGCGCTCGGCGCCATGATGGCCTACTTCACCGCGCTGATCGAGAAGCGGCGCGCCGAACCGGCGGACGACACCGTGTCACATCTGGTGGCCGCCGGGGTCGGCGCCGACGGGGACATCGCCGGGGTGCTGGCCATCCTGGCCTTCACTTTCACCATGGTCACCGGTGGGAACGACACCACGACCGGAATGCTGGGCGGCTCGGTGCAACTGCTGCACCGACACCCCGACCAACGCCGGTTACTCGTCGAACATCCGGACCTGATCGACGATGCGGTCGACGAGTTCCTCCGGCTGACCTCACCGGTACAGGGGTTGGCGCGCACCACGACCTGCGATGCCACGGTGGGCGACACCACGATTCCCGCCGGCCGCAAGGTGCTGCTGCTCTACGGTTCGGGCAATCACGACGAACGCCAATATGGTTCCGACGCCGAGCAACTCGATGTCCGGCGTAGGCCGCGCAACATCCTGACCTTCAGCCACGGTGCGCACCACTGCCTGGGGGCCGCGGCCGCCAGGATGCAGTCGCGGGTCGCGCTGCAGGAATTACTGCGCCGGATACCGGATTTCGAGGTCGACCTGGACAGGGTGACGTGGGCCGGTGGCAGCTATGTGCGGCGGCCACTGTCGGTACCGTTCACCGTATGCCGATGA
- a CDS encoding TetR/AcrR family transcriptional regulator, whose protein sequence is MPMSDWLADRRTEAAAERILDAAEELFTQYDAAAVGMNEIARAAGCSRATLYRYFESRDALYTAYVHRETHRLFGEIGAQLATITDPRQRLVEGALGALHRVRNSPALASWFAHSARPIGGEMAERSEVIRTLAEAFLLSMGDDQPGATLRARWLVRVLISLLQFPGHDDADERAMLETFVAPTVGGFLTQPSTRAP, encoded by the coding sequence ATGCCGATGAGCGATTGGCTGGCCGACCGGCGGACCGAGGCCGCCGCCGAACGCATTCTCGATGCCGCCGAGGAACTGTTCACCCAGTACGACGCGGCCGCCGTGGGAATGAACGAGATCGCCCGCGCCGCAGGCTGTTCGCGCGCCACGCTGTATCGCTACTTCGAGAGCCGCGATGCGCTCTACACCGCCTATGTGCACCGCGAGACGCATCGACTGTTCGGTGAGATCGGCGCACAACTCGCCACGATCACCGACCCACGGCAGCGGTTGGTCGAGGGCGCGCTGGGCGCATTGCACCGGGTGCGGAACAGCCCGGCGCTGGCGTCATGGTTCGCTCATTCGGCCCGCCCGATCGGCGGCGAGATGGCCGAACGCTCCGAGGTGATCAGGACGCTGGCCGAGGCCTTTCTGTTGTCGATGGGCGATGATCAACCCGGCGCCACGCTGCGCGCCCGCTGGCTGGTACGGGTGCTGATCTCACTGCTGCAGTTTCCCGGCCACGACGACGCCGATGAACGCGCCATGTTGGAAACGTTCGTCGCCCCGACGGTCGGCGGCTTCCTCACGCAGCCCAGTACGCGCGCGCCTTGA
- a CDS encoding siderophore-interacting protein: protein MIDLKPSRGIEGVLVKLWRGGDYELTVTGRTDITDNFLRLHFSAPELLSEQSIHPTMWVRGWFPDGARSHQRGYTLVNPDPEKGTVDIDFAMHDGVATRWARNAAVGDTLEVTVLGSDFAIPEPAPAGYVIVGDAASLPAINSLLAAIGDAPAQVFLESSHDDDREIPTGRADVTWVDRVDGGAELVRAVAEAAFDAPDHFGWVACDNRTTRAVAKVLREDYKIPRKSVKARAYWAA, encoded by the coding sequence ATGATCGATCTGAAGCCGTCACGCGGTATCGAGGGCGTGCTGGTCAAGCTGTGGCGCGGCGGGGATTACGAACTGACCGTCACTGGCCGTACCGATATCACCGACAACTTCCTGCGGTTGCACTTCTCTGCACCCGAACTGCTGAGCGAGCAGTCCATCCACCCGACGATGTGGGTGCGCGGCTGGTTCCCCGACGGGGCGCGTTCCCATCAACGCGGTTACACCCTGGTCAATCCGGACCCCGAAAAGGGCACCGTCGATATCGATTTCGCCATGCACGACGGTGTCGCCACCCGGTGGGCGCGCAACGCCGCGGTCGGTGACACGCTCGAGGTGACGGTGCTGGGCAGTGATTTCGCCATCCCGGAACCGGCGCCCGCGGGGTATGTCATCGTCGGCGATGCTGCGTCGTTGCCCGCGATCAACTCGTTGCTGGCGGCCATCGGCGACGCACCGGCGCAGGTCTTCCTCGAGTCGTCCCATGACGACGACCGCGAGATTCCCACCGGCAGAGCCGATGTCACCTGGGTCGACCGGGTCGACGGCGGTGCCGAGTTGGTGCGGGCCGTCGCCGAGGCGGCCTTCGACGCTCCGGACCACTTCGGCTGGGTGGCGTGTGACAACCGCACCACCAGGGCGGTGGCCAAGGTGCTGCGCGAGGACTACAAGATCCCGCGCAAATCGGTCAAGGCGCGCGCGTACTGGGCTGCGTGA
- a CDS encoding acyltransferase family protein, with amino-acid sequence MTSQRDAQGGLESVSATGRVDALTGVRAVAALLVVLTHAAYTTGKYPQGFTGSFWSRAEIGVPIFFVLSGFLLFRPWVRASAAGLPSPSVRRYAWHRVRRIMPAYVVTVLVAYAVYHFREAGPNPGHTWEGLLRNLTLTQIYTDNYLYSYLHQGMTQMWSLAVEVAFYLVLPVLAWLLLVVLCRRRWRPGLLLTGLGVLFAISPAWLWLVHSTDFLPDAAPLWLPTYLAWFVGGMLLAVWEAAGVRAYAMLCLPLAVICYLIAATPLAGAPTTSPALLSEAVVKTVFYMAIATLVVAPLALTGSAPLALTGSALTGSAPGQTGWYYRAMASRPMVFLGEISYEIFLIHLILMELVMVEVLRFPIYTGSMWALFFGTMVATVPLAWLLHRLTRVRDRPSRN; translated from the coding sequence GTGACGTCGCAGCGCGACGCCCAGGGCGGTTTGGAATCGGTTTCTGCCACCGGGCGGGTCGACGCGCTGACCGGTGTGCGCGCGGTCGCCGCGCTGTTGGTGGTGTTGACGCACGCGGCGTACACCACCGGAAAGTACCCGCAGGGGTTCACCGGGTCGTTCTGGTCGCGCGCCGAGATCGGTGTGCCGATCTTCTTCGTGCTGTCGGGTTTTCTGCTGTTCCGCCCGTGGGTGCGCGCGTCTGCTGCCGGCCTTCCGTCCCCGTCGGTCCGGCGTTATGCCTGGCATCGGGTGCGCCGCATCATGCCTGCCTATGTGGTGACCGTGCTGGTGGCCTACGCGGTGTATCACTTCCGCGAGGCCGGGCCCAACCCCGGACACACCTGGGAGGGGTTGCTGCGCAACCTGACTCTGACCCAGATCTACACCGACAACTATCTGTATTCGTATCTGCACCAGGGCATGACGCAGATGTGGAGCCTGGCCGTCGAGGTGGCCTTCTATCTGGTGTTGCCGGTGCTGGCCTGGCTGCTGCTGGTGGTGCTGTGCCGGCGACGGTGGCGACCGGGTCTGCTGCTGACCGGGTTGGGTGTGCTGTTCGCGATCAGCCCGGCGTGGCTGTGGTTGGTGCACAGCACCGATTTCCTGCCCGACGCCGCACCGCTGTGGCTGCCGACCTATCTGGCCTGGTTCGTCGGCGGCATGCTGTTGGCGGTGTGGGAGGCCGCCGGTGTTCGCGCTTACGCGATGCTGTGCCTGCCGCTGGCGGTGATCTGTTATCTGATCGCCGCCACACCGCTGGCCGGTGCGCCGACCACCTCGCCGGCGTTGTTGAGCGAGGCGGTGGTGAAGACGGTGTTCTACATGGCGATCGCCACGCTGGTGGTCGCGCCTTTGGCGCTGACGGGGTCGGCGCCTTTGGCGCTTACCGGGTCTGCGCTGACGGGGTCGGCGCCGGGGCAGACCGGCTGGTACTACCGGGCGATGGCGAGTCGGCCGATGGTGTTCCTCGGTGAGATCTCCTATGAGATCTTCCTGATCCATCTGATCCTGATGGAGCTGGTGATGGTCGAGGTGCTGCGCTTCCCGATCTACACCGGCTCGATGTGGGCGCTGTTCTTCGGCACCATGGTCGCCACCGTCCCGTTGGCCTGGTTATTGCACCGGCTGACCCGGGTGCGAGACCGTCCGAGTAGAAATTAG
- a CDS encoding DEAD/DEAH box helicase has translation MTSIDEPSPAPELTFADLQIHPSVLQAVTEVGYESPSAIQAATIPPMLAGSDVVGLAQTGTGKTAAFAIPILSKIDAGSRNTQALVLAPTRELALQVAEAFGRYGAHLSVNVLPVYGGSSYGPQLSGLKRGAQVVVGTPGRVIDHLEKGSLDLSHLDYLVLDEADEMLQMGFAEDVERILADTPEYKQVALFSATMPPAIKKITSKYLHDPVEVTVKAKTQTAENITQRYLQVSYPRKMDALTRLLEVEEGDAMIVFVRTKQATEEVAEKLRARGFAAAAINGDIAQAQRERTIASLKSGAIDILVATDVAARGLDVERISHVVNYDIPHDPESYVHRIGRTGRAGRSGNAMLFVTPRERHLLSSIERVTRQKLVEIQLPSVDDVNAQRVQKFRDSISESLNSPGIDLFRRLIEDYERDNDVPLADIAAALALLSRDGEAFLMTEPPPEKRKERPDRDDRGAREDRPRKKHSTRTDLATYRIAVGKRHKVAPGAIVGAIANEGGLNRSDFGHIAIRVDHSLVELPAKLPREVYKKLENTRIQGVLINLQPDRGSGTSKPRRKDS, from the coding sequence ATGACCTCGATCGATGAACCCAGCCCCGCCCCCGAACTGACCTTTGCTGACCTGCAGATTCACCCGTCTGTGCTGCAGGCCGTCACGGAGGTCGGCTACGAGTCGCCTTCGGCGATCCAGGCGGCCACCATCCCGCCGATGCTGGCGGGCTCCGATGTCGTGGGCCTCGCCCAGACCGGAACAGGTAAGACGGCGGCCTTCGCCATCCCGATCCTGTCCAAGATCGACGCCGGCAGCCGCAATACCCAGGCCCTGGTCCTGGCCCCGACGCGGGAACTGGCGCTGCAGGTCGCCGAGGCCTTCGGCCGCTACGGCGCACACCTGTCGGTCAACGTGCTGCCCGTGTACGGCGGCTCGTCCTACGGGCCGCAGCTGTCCGGTCTCAAGCGGGGTGCGCAGGTGGTCGTCGGCACGCCGGGTCGCGTCATCGACCATCTGGAGAAGGGCAGCCTGGACCTCTCGCATCTGGATTACCTGGTGCTCGACGAGGCCGACGAGATGCTGCAGATGGGCTTCGCCGAGGATGTCGAACGCATCCTGGCCGACACCCCCGAGTACAAGCAGGTCGCGCTGTTCTCGGCGACCATGCCGCCGGCGATCAAGAAGATCACCTCCAAGTACCTGCACGATCCGGTCGAGGTCACTGTCAAGGCGAAGACGCAGACCGCCGAGAACATCACCCAGCGCTACCTGCAGGTGTCCTACCCGCGCAAGATGGATGCGCTGACGCGGCTGCTCGAGGTCGAAGAGGGCGACGCGATGATCGTGTTCGTCCGTACCAAGCAGGCCACCGAGGAGGTCGCCGAGAAGCTGCGTGCGCGTGGTTTCGCCGCGGCCGCCATCAACGGTGACATCGCGCAGGCCCAGCGTGAGCGCACCATCGCCTCGCTCAAGAGCGGTGCCATCGACATCCTGGTCGCAACCGATGTCGCGGCCCGCGGCCTGGATGTCGAACGCATCAGCCACGTGGTCAACTACGACATCCCGCACGACCCGGAGTCCTATGTGCACCGCATCGGGCGCACCGGTCGCGCCGGGCGGTCGGGCAACGCCATGTTGTTCGTGACACCCCGCGAACGGCACCTGCTCAGTTCGATCGAGCGGGTCACCCGTCAGAAGCTCGTCGAGATCCAGCTTCCGTCGGTGGACGATGTCAACGCCCAGCGTGTCCAGAAGTTCCGCGACTCGATCAGCGAATCGCTCAACTCCCCGGGCATCGACCTGTTCCGCCGCCTCATCGAGGACTACGAGCGTGACAACGATGTGCCGTTGGCCGATATCGCCGCGGCGCTGGCGTTGTTGTCCCGTGACGGCGAAGCGTTCCTGATGACCGAGCCGCCGCCGGAGAAGCGCAAGGAGCGCCCCGACCGCGATGATCGGGGTGCCCGTGAGGACCGCCCGCGCAAGAAGCACAGCACCCGCACCGATCTGGCGACCTACCGCATCGCGGTGGGCAAGCGGCACAAGGTGGCGCCCGGCGCGATCGTCGGGGCGATCGCCAACGAGGGTGGGCTGAACCGCAGCGATTTCGGTCATATCGCCATTCGGGTCGACCACTCGTTGGTGGAGCTGCCGGCCAAGTTGCCGCGTGAGGTGTACAAGAAGCTGGAGAACACCCGGATCCAGGGTGTGCTGATCAACCTGCAACCCGACCGCGGGAGCGGCACCAGCAAGCCTCGCCGCAAGGACTCGTGA
- a CDS encoding LppP/LprE family lipoprotein, which translates to MTTANGALVLAAALLLAGCGSSDSTVSKTPDAPAPVSAPASATVTAAPPPPPPEPTPAADPCAVNLAAPEVVRAVSELPRDPRSNQPWSAEPLAGNYNECAQLSAVIVKANTNAQNANTRAVMFHLGKFIPTGVPDTYGFNDIDTTASTGDTVALMFTGGVPGVNSVVRFRWNGAGVELIGNTG; encoded by the coding sequence ATGACGACTGCCAACGGTGCACTGGTACTGGCAGCCGCCCTCTTACTGGCGGGTTGCGGGTCCAGCGATTCCACGGTGTCCAAGACCCCGGACGCACCGGCGCCGGTGTCGGCGCCGGCCAGCGCGACGGTCACGGCCGCCCCGCCGCCACCACCGCCGGAACCCACCCCGGCCGCCGACCCGTGTGCGGTGAACCTGGCCGCCCCCGAGGTCGTCCGCGCGGTGTCCGAGCTGCCGCGTGACCCGCGCAGCAATCAGCCGTGGAGCGCGGAACCGTTGGCGGGCAACTACAACGAGTGCGCCCAGCTGTCGGCGGTGATCGTCAAGGCCAACACCAATGCCCAGAACGCCAACACCCGTGCGGTGATGTTCCACCTCGGAAAGTTCATCCCCACCGGCGTGCCCGATACCTACGGGTTCAACGATATCGACACCACCGCCAGCACCGGGGACACCGTGGCGCTGATGTTCACCGGTGGCGTGCCCGGGGTGAACAGTGTGGTGCGGTTCCGGTGGAACGGCGCCGGTGTCGAACTGATCGGCAACACAGGCTGA
- a CDS encoding NACHT domain-containing protein gives MLTGVEIPVGKIVGPVIGQALARGVKAALQDARRRRVGISRTEKTMMQTLDPGDLLATFSTLSLYFELPDDVSVRDIEKTLAMPELSGIVKELMAAEVADLPSQMTSKIKANFGDCFTRSVSTNSIEELREIGLAIFDQLQSSCSELVVKLREADPALFEKLSLSSQFHTLISSSQSIEEHLKSVELRNSQAKTETYRLWEKTYLNVAVDAHGYLEPPDFDRKTKIPFDQLYVSPDFIDKREPDDPEVISLASLMATIDRTVILGDPGGGKSTVSRYIAFKAASKELGDFIPFYVILRNLKINDSPNDQDESLLDHIEAWLNIHYQTPAPAGCVEDILYSGRALVLLDGLDELINTGKRREITERVELFSRRYPLARILVTSRRVGYEQARLDPDIFATYGLADFSEDKVEHYVRKWFATNEQLAEDAAQSMAAALIAESDNVPDLRQNPLMLALICIIYRGENFIPKNRPAVYEKCATLLFEKWDSSRRIHVELRAADYVDAAMKHLAYWMLNSQNEPVGVIEADLVDECTQLLAKNFQNETEARHAAVEFIEFCRGRAWVFSDAGSTADGQPLYRFTHQTFMEYFAAFHLTRIADTPNTIGRILLPRISSQEWDVVAQLAIQIFDKSRADGAERVFNYFIKDRRRRSSARRDAILSFVVRCIAFIPVSQTFAKQLTIEIISNSTDGIRNTLPTRPGFNWPISSIVRLLRTREELIPAIQQQMEESLVDLFAGSDEEQRIGRFIVTELLSTPAIVLNQRDLPGPVHPSWRTWSAKQRREFSKYFGDNSLTTVNFWLLGEQQKLVTTMEAAKNLSDILGFDRLIDAFFVRGWSELSGMTYSALCEQTLHAAERLSIEPADLEDSIRTWHEQRLQAIGTAIESSGGPPFLKQDQAIYGRRFRLARKRTSLSTIKPEYLWIAVVILLIEWELSIQSSSERQIFMRRYPDPLQTLMDRRRGHDTDGLSTDEVVARLPIGTHHQNVLTEWAENKVSFVQPVPT, from the coding sequence GTGCTGACAGGCGTTGAGATACCCGTTGGAAAGATCGTAGGTCCCGTTATTGGCCAAGCTCTGGCGCGCGGCGTGAAAGCAGCACTCCAGGACGCTCGGCGACGCCGGGTTGGGATCTCACGCACCGAGAAAACGATGATGCAGACATTGGACCCGGGCGACCTACTAGCAACATTCAGCACGCTATCGTTGTATTTCGAACTGCCTGACGACGTCTCTGTAAGGGACATAGAAAAGACTCTCGCGATGCCAGAGCTTTCTGGGATCGTCAAAGAACTCATGGCAGCAGAGGTTGCCGATCTACCATCCCAGATGACCTCCAAGATCAAGGCTAATTTCGGGGATTGTTTCACCAGAAGCGTTAGCACCAACTCTATCGAGGAATTGCGCGAGATAGGGTTGGCAATTTTTGATCAGTTGCAATCTTCATGCAGTGAGCTCGTAGTGAAGCTACGCGAGGCAGATCCAGCTTTGTTTGAAAAACTTAGCCTCTCGTCACAATTCCACACCTTGATCTCGTCCTCACAATCTATCGAAGAACATTTGAAATCAGTTGAGCTACGTAATTCGCAGGCCAAGACTGAAACCTACCGACTGTGGGAGAAAACGTATCTTAACGTCGCCGTGGATGCTCACGGATACCTCGAACCGCCAGACTTTGATCGAAAAACTAAGATACCTTTTGATCAACTCTATGTCAGTCCAGACTTTATAGATAAACGTGAGCCCGACGATCCTGAGGTAATTTCCCTAGCCTCATTGATGGCGACCATTGATCGAACGGTGATCTTAGGCGATCCGGGCGGTGGAAAGTCCACCGTTTCTCGTTACATTGCGTTCAAGGCAGCGTCCAAAGAGTTGGGCGACTTTATCCCCTTCTATGTGATATTGCGAAACCTGAAAATTAACGATTCGCCTAACGATCAAGACGAGTCATTATTAGATCATATCGAGGCGTGGTTGAATATCCATTATCAAACGCCCGCGCCGGCTGGCTGCGTCGAGGACATTCTCTATTCAGGTCGAGCTCTGGTACTTCTGGATGGCCTAGACGAGCTGATAAATACTGGAAAACGCCGCGAGATTACCGAACGGGTCGAACTATTCTCCCGACGTTATCCGCTCGCAAGGATTCTAGTCACCTCCCGCAGAGTCGGTTACGAGCAAGCTCGCTTAGACCCCGATATATTCGCGACATACGGATTAGCCGATTTTTCAGAGGACAAGGTCGAACATTACGTACGTAAATGGTTCGCTACAAACGAACAGTTAGCAGAAGATGCAGCACAGTCTATGGCCGCAGCGCTAATAGCAGAAAGCGACAACGTTCCAGACTTGAGACAGAATCCACTCATGCTAGCGTTGATCTGCATCATTTATCGCGGTGAAAATTTCATACCCAAAAATCGGCCGGCCGTTTACGAAAAATGCGCAACGCTCTTGTTTGAAAAGTGGGACAGCAGCAGGCGTATTCATGTGGAACTTAGAGCAGCAGATTACGTAGATGCTGCAATGAAGCATCTTGCGTATTGGATGCTCAATTCTCAAAACGAGCCGGTGGGCGTAATTGAGGCCGACCTAGTCGATGAATGCACACAGTTACTCGCGAAGAACTTTCAGAACGAAACCGAAGCGCGCCACGCCGCGGTCGAATTTATCGAGTTCTGTCGCGGAAGGGCCTGGGTTTTCTCTGATGCCGGCTCAACGGCTGATGGTCAGCCACTATACCGATTTACGCATCAAACATTCATGGAGTACTTCGCTGCATTCCACTTGACGAGGATTGCTGATACGCCGAATACCATCGGTCGAATCCTACTACCAAGAATAAGTAGTCAGGAATGGGATGTTGTTGCTCAATTAGCAATTCAGATCTTTGACAAATCCCGTGCAGATGGCGCTGAGCGTGTGTTTAACTATTTTATAAAAGATCGTCGCCGCAGATCCTCAGCGCGGCGCGACGCAATTCTTAGTTTTGTAGTTCGATGCATCGCCTTCATACCAGTCTCGCAGACATTCGCCAAACAGCTGACGATTGAAATAATTTCGAACTCGACCGACGGTATCCGTAATACACTGCCAACCAGACCAGGCTTCAATTGGCCAATCTCGTCCATAGTGCGTCTACTTCGAACCCGAGAAGAGCTGATTCCAGCGATACAGCAACAGATGGAAGAATCACTAGTCGATCTATTTGCAGGCTCAGATGAAGAGCAAAGAATAGGTCGATTTATTGTCACTGAACTTCTTTCAACGCCCGCAATTGTTTTGAATCAGCGGGACCTTCCTGGCCCAGTACACCCTAGTTGGCGGACTTGGAGTGCCAAGCAGAGGCGAGAGTTTTCAAAGTACTTCGGCGATAACAGCTTAACAACAGTCAACTTCTGGCTTCTAGGCGAGCAACAAAAGCTGGTAACAACAATGGAAGCTGCGAAAAACTTATCTGATATTTTGGGATTCGATCGGTTGATTGATGCTTTTTTCGTTCGTGGTTGGTCGGAACTGTCAGGGATGACTTACTCAGCGCTTTGCGAGCAAACCCTGCATGCAGCAGAACGCTTGAGTATCGAACCGGCCGACCTCGAGGACTCAATTCGCACTTGGCATGAACAACGCCTTCAAGCGATCGGAACGGCAATCGAATCGAGCGGTGGACCGCCATTTCTCAAACAAGATCAAGCTATCTATGGCCGCCGCTTTCGATTGGCCCGTAAACGCACAAGTTTAAGCACTATTAAACCAGAATATTTGTGGATTGCAGTCGTTATCCTTTTGATTGAATGGGAGTTAAGTATCCAATCAAGCTCCGAGCGACAAATATTCATGAGACGTTATCCAGACCCTTTGCAAACGTTGATGGACCGACGGCGCGGTCATGATACTGACGGGCTGAGTACAGATGAAGTGGTGGCTCGATTGCCAATCGGCACTCACCATCAGAATGTGCTTACCGAATGGGCTGAGAACAAAGTCAGCTTCGTACAGCCGGTTCCGACTTAG